A genomic window from Sporosarcina sp. Marseille-Q4063 includes:
- a CDS encoding DUF488 domain-containing protein, with protein sequence MPVNIKRAYDDISKKDGVRILVDRLWPRGISKEDLQIDHWMKEVAPSDELRKWFDHETEKFEGFKKKYKKELDDNNELMEELKDIVIKHKKNVTLVYGAKDEEHNQAVVLKEILDRQQV encoded by the coding sequence TATGATGATATTTCTAAAAAAGACGGTGTTCGAATTCTGGTTGATCGATTATGGCCTCGCGGTATTTCAAAAGAAGATTTACAAATTGATCATTGGATGAAAGAAGTCGCGCCTTCAGATGAATTGCGTAAATGGTTTGATCATGAAACGGAAAAGTTCGAGGGTTTCAAAAAGAAGTATAAAAAGGAATTGGACGATAACAATGAATTGATGGAAGAACTCAAGGATATTGTTATAAAGCATAAAAAGAATGTTACATTAGTCTACGGCGCCAAAGATGAAGAACATAATCAAGCGGTCGTACTAAAGGAAATTCTCGACAGGCAACAGGTTTAG